From one Streptococcus pneumoniae genomic stretch:
- the pbp3 gene encoding D-alanyl-D-alanine carboxypeptidase PBP3: MKKILLIVTCFLLGCVVKPAQAEDFDVAAKHAIAVDAKSGKILYEKDATESVEVASISKLLTAYLVYEAIDEGKISLKTSIDISDYAYQLTANPALSNVPMETRRYTVAELLDAMLIASSNSAAIALAEEIAGSESNFVDLMRKKLESWNITDSTLINASGVDTSLLDESIEKGKENKMSAYDVAILARNLLRDYPEILNITKKPEAIFGGIPIQNSNYMLENMVSFRSGVDGLKTGTSEKAGSSFVGTTVQNDMRIITVILNADQDENNPYARFTATSQLMSYVSRNFSAVNLINQNDTYNDSSVTVINGKQETIPAVAKEDLTIIKQNGSQHNPEISFKPDQLKVKAPIKKGQKLGTLTYKDTDLIGQGYLGGQEPTITMVAEENVKRPFFLIAWWNDFVQFVNEKL, from the coding sequence ATGAAAAAAATCCTATTGATTGTCACCTGCTTTCTCCTTGGCTGTGTGGTTAAGCCAGCGCAAGCAGAGGACTTTGACGTTGCTGCCAAACACGCGATTGCAGTTGATGCCAAAAGCGGAAAAATTCTCTACGAGAAAGATGCGACTGAGTCTGTGGAAGTAGCAAGTATCAGTAAACTCCTCACAGCCTATCTAGTGTATGAGGCAATAGACGAAGGAAAAATCTCACTCAAAACATCCATTGATATTTCAGATTATGCGTATCAATTAACCGCCAATCCTGCCCTATCAAATGTCCCAATGGAGACAAGACGCTACACCGTAGCTGAATTGCTGGATGCGATGCTTATCGCAAGCAGCAATAGCGCTGCTATTGCCCTTGCTGAAGAGATTGCTGGAAGTGAATCGAATTTTGTCGATTTAATGAGAAAAAAACTAGAATCTTGGAATATCACAGACTCCACTTTAATCAATGCAAGCGGAGTAGATACTTCTTTATTAGACGAGTCGATCGAAAAAGGCAAGGAAAATAAAATGAGCGCCTATGATGTTGCTATCCTTGCACGCAATCTTCTCAGAGATTATCCCGAAATTCTAAACATTACCAAAAAACCGGAAGCCATCTTTGGTGGGATACCGATTCAAAATTCCAACTACATGCTGGAAAATATGGTTAGCTTCCGTTCTGGAGTGGATGGATTAAAAACAGGAACATCTGAAAAAGCCGGCTCAAGCTTTGTGGGTACAACTGTTCAAAACGACATGCGGATCATTACGGTCATTTTAAACGCTGATCAAGATGAAAACAATCCCTACGCTCGCTTTACGGCTACTTCTCAGCTCATGTCCTATGTTTCCAGAAATTTTAGTGCTGTTAATCTAATCAATCAAAATGATACCTATAATGACAGTAGCGTCACCGTTATTAACGGTAAACAAGAAACCATCCCAGCTGTTGCTAAGGAAGACTTGACTATCATCAAGCAAAACGGTAGCCAACACAATCCTGAAATCAGCTTTAAACCAGACCAACTCAAAGTCAAAGCTCCAATCAAAAAAGGGCAAAAACTAGGAACATTGACCTATAAAGATACCGACCTTATCGGTCAAGGCTATCTAGGCGGACAAGAGCCAACCATCACCATGGTGGCAGAAGAAAACGTCAAACGCCCCTTCTTTCTCATCGCTTGGTGGAATGACTTCGTCCAATTTGTCAATGAAAAACTATAA
- a CDS encoding DEAD/DEAH box helicase encodes MKFTEFTFKPYIQEALADLNFIEATEVQEKLIPIVLEGRDLVGESKTGSGKTHTFLLPIFQQLNEAATSPQVVITAPSRELATQIYQAARQIAQFSPSEIRVVNYVGGTDKARQVEKLATQQPHIIIGTPGRIYDLVESGSLSIHTAKTFVVDEADMTLDMGFLTTVDRIAARLPKDLQFLVFSATIPQKLQPFLKKYLSNPVMEQIKTKTVISDTIDNWLISTKGRDKNAQIYEICQAMQPYLAMIFVNTKTRADELHGYLSSQGLKVAKIHGDIAPRERKRIMNQVKNLEYEYIVATDLAARGIDIEGVSHVINDAIPQDLSFFVHRVGRTGRAGLAGTAITLYQPSDDSDIRELEKMGIVFVPKILKDGEFQDTYDRDRRLNREKTREKLDTEMIGLVKKKKKKIKPGYKKKIKWAVEEKRRKTKRAENRARGRAERKAKRQTF; translated from the coding sequence ATGAAATTTACAGAATTTACCTTTAAGCCTTACATTCAAGAAGCACTGGCTGATTTGAATTTTATCGAGGCAACAGAAGTACAAGAAAAATTGATTCCCATTGTATTAGAAGGGCGAGACTTGGTCGGTGAGTCAAAGACAGGATCTGGAAAGACCCATACCTTCTTGCTACCGATTTTTCAGCAGTTGAATGAAGCGGCAACGAGCCCGCAAGTGGTCATTACAGCCCCTAGTCGAGAGCTTGCAACGCAGATTTATCAAGCGGCTCGTCAAATTGCCCAATTTTCACCCAGTGAGATTCGTGTGGTGAACTATGTCGGAGGGACAGACAAGGCTCGTCAGGTGGAGAAATTAGCGACACAACAGCCTCATATCATTATTGGAACACCAGGGCGTATCTATGACTTGGTAGAGTCAGGGAGTTTGAGCATTCACACAGCCAAGACCTTTGTAGTGGATGAAGCAGATATGACCCTTGATATGGGATTTTTGACAACGGTAGATAGAATTGCGGCACGTTTGCCAAAAGACCTTCAATTTCTAGTCTTTTCAGCGACTATTCCGCAAAAACTGCAACCTTTCCTGAAGAAATATTTGTCAAATCCTGTTATGGAGCAAATCAAGACCAAGACGGTGATTTCAGATACCATTGACAACTGGCTGATTTCGACGAAAGGTCGAGACAAAAATGCTCAGATTTATGAGATTTGTCAAGCTATGCAACCGTACTTGGCTATGATTTTCGTCAATACCAAGACACGGGCAGATGAATTACATGGCTATCTAAGTAGCCAAGGATTAAAAGTCGCTAAGATTCATGGAGATATTGCGCCGCGCGAACGCAAGCGGATTATGAATCAAGTGAAGAACCTAGAGTACGAATATATCGTGGCAACTGATTTGGCAGCACGTGGAATTGACATCGAAGGGGTCAGTCATGTTATCAATGATGCGATTCCGCAAGATTTATCTTTCTTTGTGCATCGTGTGGGGCGGACTGGACGAGCTGGTCTAGCTGGTACAGCTATTACGCTCTACCAACCGAGCGATGACTCAGACATTCGTGAACTCGAAAAAATGGGGATTGTCTTTGTGCCAAAAATCCTCAAAGACGGAGAATTCCAAGATACCTATGACCGTGATCGTCGTCTTAATCGTGAGAAAACGCGTGAGAAATTAGACACAGAGATGATTGGTCTCGTCAAGAAGAAAAAGAAGAAAATCAAGCCAGGCTACAAAAAGAAAATCAAGTGGGCTGTGGAAGAAAAGCGTCGCAAGACCAAGCGGGCTGAAAATCGTGCGCGTGGTCGTGCCGAACGCAAGGCAAAACGCCAGACTTTCTAG